The Sinorhizobium fredii genome contains the following window.
TCCTGCTGATCGTCGCCCGCAAGGTCTGGCGCGGCGATTTCGACACGGAGCGGCCCGGCTTCTTCACCAGCCGCAAGGGCCGCTACGAGATCGTCGAGATCACCGGCCTCTACTGGCACTTCGTCGACCTCGTCTGGGTCTTCATCTTCGCGTTCTTCTATCTCTGGTGAGGAGGGCACCATGGCGCATGCAGAGGCTCAAGCCGCGCAACATACGGCACATACGGAACAGCAGCAGCACCCGATCAAGCTCTACCTGCTGGTCTGGGGCCTGCTCTTCGTGCTCAGCGCCTTTTCCTACCTGGTCGATTATTTCGGCCTGCAGGGCTATCTCCGCTGGTCGCTGATCCTGATCTTCATGATGCTGAAGGCCGGATTGATCGTGGCGGTGTTCATGCACATGGCCTGGGAGCGGCTCGCGCTCACCTATGCCATCCTTCTGCCGCCGCTCTTGGTCCTGGTCTTCGTGGCGCTGATGGCGTCGGAGTCGAACTACGTCCTGTTCACCCGCCTAGCCTTCTTCGGCACAGGGCCCTGACAGTCGAGGCGAGCAAATGAGGGCGCAATATCCGCTTTTTTTGCACACGCCGCCTGCGACACAGGTCAAATCAAGGATTCTTACGGGAGTGACCTAAAATTCATCGCCGTGGAGTAGCAGTTTCAGTGAAACTGGCTTGCAGATTAATTCACCAAAAACTATTTACTTAGTGAGAAATAATAGACGTGCCCGCGCGCCATCCGGCGCGTGCGCGATCGACACCATCCGAGTGCCACGATGCTTACGAAAAAAGGCAAGTACGGATTGAAGGCGCTTGTTGATCTGGCGCGCCTTGGTCCTGGAGAAACCGCGTTCGTGACGGAGATTGCGACGCGCAACAATATTCCGAAGAAGTTCCTCGACACCATCCTCCTGGAACTGCGCAACACCGGCATCCTGCGCTCGAAGAAGGGCCCCAACGGCGGCTATTCGCTGTCGAAGCCCGCCACGGAGATCATGATCGGCCAGGTCATCCGCGCGCTTGACGGTCCGCTTGCCCCCATCCGCTGTGCGAGCCGAACGGCCTTCGAGGCCTGCGACGATTGCAACGATCCGGTCGGCTGTCAGGTTCGCCTGTCGATGACGGAGGTTCGCGACGCAATCGCCACCATCCTCGACAACATGACGCTTGCGCAGTTCGTCTCAAAGGACCGGACGAAGACGGTCGAGGAAGCGCTCATCGCCGGCGAGTGATCCCGCGTTCACTCAGGTGAACAGCATGCGCCCGAGCTCCGCAAGCAGGTGCCCGGTGCCGCGCGTGACTTCTAACGGAAAGGCGATTTCGATCGTCGTCGCTAGCCTACCCACGGCCGCGACTGCGGCGGGCGTGGAGTTCACCTGCGCGAGGTCGAGGGCGGTCGAAGCTCGGTCGATCAACGCCGCTAAGGTCTCGATCTCAACTTGGAACCGCCCGATCCGTTCGTCCCAGGGCCCGTCGCTGGAAGGCCGGCCGTCGCGCCACATGTTCAGATTGCCGGCCAGTTGCCGGCGCTTCTCGCCAAGGACGACCGCGGCCTGCAGGATCGTTCCGAGCGATCGGGCAAGCAGAAGCGCATCGCGATTGAGGGCAAGCACCGCGTCGGCCGGCACATGCGCCTCGCCAAGCCGATAAAGTGCCGGCTCGCCGGTGTGCACGACACGGGTTTCCGTGCGGCCACGCTGGACGAGCAACAGGCTCGACGCCTCGGCGTCGTTCAGTGCCAGGACGGCGAACCAATCCGGTTCGCCGAGACAGGCGGCCTCGAGCGCATCGGTCAACTTGAAGCCGATGCCATCGGGCACGTAGCGTGGCGTGCCCTGATCGCTCGGGGCTGCGGCCGACAGCCTCTCACCGGACGCCACATGCGAATAGATGCTGCGCCGCTGCTCTTCGCTGCCGGCGTTACGAACCAATTCTAGGGCGCGATAATGATGAACGAGGGCACCGGCCGCAGCGGGTTGCACTTCGGCGATCTTCGACACGGCATCGGCTATCAGCCCGTTCGAAACGTCCGCACCGTCGAAATCGGAGGGGATGGAGATCGCGAGCAGGCCGGACCGCACCAGCGCGTCCGCCAGGACAATGGCGGGAGCCTCGGCGCCAAGCGCCACGAGCTCGCCGGCCGCCGTCAATACCTCCTCGTCGGACGCTATGCGAAGCGGCACCGGCCGAAGACGCTCATGCAGATGTGTAATGGACCCCATCTCGTGCATCCTTACTGATGCGGGCTCAGCTGGAACCGGCGGGTCGATCGCAAAGGCGGCGCGTCCGACATTAGGCGCGGCATCGTAGGAGATGATGGCTCGCGGCGAGGCTCCATTCCATTGGCCGGACTGCGATCTGCACAGAGGCCGCATACATTGCTCGCCATTCCGCCTCAGAGAACCGGGAACAGTCCCCAGAACAGGGCCTGCCGGCGCTCCTGCTCCTCGTCGCTGCGGTCGACCGTGTCGGTCCTTGTCTCGTCGGCAGCTTTCCTCGGTGCGCTTTCGGAGCGGATACGAAACTGCTCGCGCCAAGGTGCGAACAGGTCGAAGGAGAAGTTCACAATACCGAGCGGCATTTCGGCGTTCCTCCCGTTGAGCCCTTCATGGGTCGGCGCGCAGTGTCGCCGCATTCTGCTCGTTCGTCAATAATTTCGATGTAAACTGTGCATTACAAGTGCTCGGCCACATCGCTCGACGAATGCCCTATCGGGACAGTGCAAAGTACCGGCCCTCCCGATAGATTAGGGTTTCACCCCCGCCAATACGGATGCCGACCACACGGCCGAGCACGATTGCGTGGCTGTGCCTTTCGATTGCCTCTTCCACCTCGCAGTCGATCGCCGCCACCGCATCCTGAAGCACCGGCGCGCCGCTGGCAAGGCGGGTCCATTCGCCGCCACGGTAGCGGTCCGGCCCCTTGAGCCCGCCACGGCCGGCGAACTGGTTGGCGAGGAACTCGTGCTGTTCGCCGACGATGTTGACGCAGAAATGACCGAACCGCTCGACGACCGGCCACGTCGATGACGCACGATTGAGGGAGACGAGCATACGCGGCGGCTCGACCGAGAGGGCGGTGGCCGAGGTGACGGTCGCCCCGGTCCGCGCCTCCCCTTCTCCCGCGGTTATGATGCTGACGCCGCCGCCCAAGGCGCGCAATGCCGCCTTCAGACTGTCGGCATCGGCCGGCCGATTCGTGGACCGGCTGGCGTTCTCCTCGATCTCGAAGGCTCGTACTGAAGGCTGAACCGACATTTTTCCGCTCCTCTATTCGGCAGATCCACGATTTCCCGATTGGTAACAGCGACGGCGCGCCCCCGGTAGACATCCGGTTCTTTAGTATATATATTTTATAGAAAATATAACTATCCTCTCGTACGAGGCACTTCAAGGCCGCCGCTCCAACCGAAGGGAGATCGGAATGCTGAGAATAACGCTGCCATTGCCGAAGGACATCGGGCCGGCTCCGACCACCAGCAGAGTAGCAATCATCGGCGGAGGCTTCACCGGAGCAAGCCTTGCCCGCCTTCTTGCCGTGAATGGTCAATACGGGCCTGACGACATCATCGTCTTCGAGCCCCGCGCCGGCCTCGGCGCCGGCTTGGCCTATGATACCGATGATCCCTCGCTCCGCCTAAACGTCGCGGCTCACCGTATGCGCGCCGTGCCCGGCGACCCGCAAGCCTTCGTCCATTGGCTGTCGGGTTCCGGGCGTTTCGATCTGGACCCGGATGCCGTGGCAGATGGCGGAATCTACGCGCGCCGGGCCGATTTCGCAGCGTTCATGGCCGAGCAGATCCAGCCCTTCCTCGACAGGGGAAGCGTCAGGCATGTCCGCGAGCGCGCTGAGCGAATCTGCCGCCGGCACGGCCGCTGGCAGATCGAGGGAAATGGCGGCGCAGCGGTGCAGGCCGATATCGTCGTGATCGCGACCGGCCATCCGCCGCCGACGCCGCCGGACGTGCTTTCCTACCATCTTGGCTGCGACGCTCGCTTCATACCGGACCCTTTGCGGTCCGGCGCCCTCCGGCCGATAGGACAGGACGATAAGGTCCTCGTCGTCGGTGCCGGCCTGACGGCGCTCGACGCCGTGGGTGCCTTGCACGCGCAAGGCCATCGCTCGGAGGTGACGCTCCTTTCACGAACGGGACAGCTGCCGCAGCCACAGGCATCCGGCGATTTCGCGCCGCATGGCGACTTCCTTATCGGTCTCCCGAACACCGCCCTTTCGCTTCTCGAGCGGGTGCGCTTCGCCCTTGAAGAGGTGACCGAAGCCGGCCTGCCCTGGCAGAGCGTCTTCGACGCCTTGCGTCACCAGGGCCAAACCATCTGGCAGGCATTGCCGCTCGTCGAACAGCGCCGCATCCTGCGCCACCTTCGCCGACGCTTCGAAGCGCATCGCTTTCGCATGTCGCCGCAGATCGCCGAACTTGTCGAGCGCGAAAGAGCGGCGGGACGCCTGCGAAGCCGTGCGGGTCGGATCGTCGCGGTCCGCCCGGGCCACGCTGAAATCGCCGTCGATATTGCGACGAAGCCACATGGGATTGTGGTGCGCCACGCTGCACAATGGATCATCGCGGCGACCGGACCCGACCACGGCAACGTGATCGGTCGCCAAAGCTGTCTTGCCGATCTGAAAGGCTCCGGCCTCCTGAGGAAGGACCCGCGCGGTCTCGGCATCGCATGCGATCAAGACAGCCGGGCCGTGGCGCGGGACGGCTACCCGGTGGAGGATCTGTTCATCGCCGGACCGCCGGCGCGCGGCGCCTTCGGCGAACTCACAGGGGTGCCGGAGATCGCCGCCCAGGCGGAAAGGATCGTCCAGAAAATCTTGGCGATGCGCTTCGCCACGACGCGGACGATCACGATCCGATCGCTGTAGCGGGCAAGGCCCGGGCGTCGTCAGCCGAGGATGGCATCCAGCAGGCGGCGCTCGAACACGGCGAGACCCGGATCGCCATGGCGCCGCGGATGCTCCGTCGGAATTTCGAGATCGAGCGCCACCCTGCCGCCGTCGAGGACAATCACCCGGTCGGCCAGATGCACCGCCTCGCTGACATCATGGGTCACCAGGACCGCCGTGAATCCCAACTCCCGCCAGACCCGGCTGACGAGTTCCTGCATCGTGATGCGCGTCAATGCGTCGAGCGCACCGAGCGGTTCGTCGAAAACCAGCAGACCCGGGCGGCTGACGAGCGAGCGAGCGAGCGCCACCCGTTGCCGCTGGCCGCCGGAGAGCCGCGCCGGCCATTGATCCGCCTTGTCGGTCAATTGTACGTCGTCCAGCGCCATTAGCGCTTTCACGCGCGCCGTATCCTTGTCGATATCCTGGCCGAGGCCAACCGCCACATTGTCGACCACCCTCGCCCAGGGAAGCAGCCGAGGCTCCTGGAAGACGATGCGCGCATTGGCCTCCACCGTGTTTCCCGATCGATCGGCGAAGCGAAGCGAGCCGGCGGTCGGGCGGTCCAGCCCGACGAGCAGGCGCAACAAGGTACTTTTGCCGCAGCCGCTCTTGCCGACGATCGCCAGGAACTGCCCGGCCAGGACGTCAAGGTCGATGCCACGAAGGACCCGGTTTTGACCGAAGGATTGCTCGACCCGCCGCAGCTCGATCGAGACCGCTTCGGTCGCTGCGGCGGAGACCGTTCGCCCCTGTTCTCCCAAGGGTTCGACAGTGCCTTGGCGCCCCTCGAACCTGCTGACATAGCCGCTCATGCTGGCCTCCTATTTCTGATAGACCGGGTTCCAGGACAGGGCATTACGCTCCAGGGCCCTCGCAATCACGTCGGCGAGCTTGCCAAGCGCCGCGTAGATGAGCAGTGACAGAACCACCACGTCCGTCATCATGAATTCTCGCGCCTGATTCGCCATATGGCCGATCCCGGATGATGCGGCGATCGACTCCGAGACGATGAGCGTCAGCCACATGATGCCGAGCGCATAACGCAGTCCGACGAATATCGAAGGCAGGGCGCCGGGCAGGATGACCTTCCTGAACAGTGTCCAGCCGCTCATTCCGTAGATCCGGCCCATCTCGATCAGCTCGCGGTCGACGTTCCTGACGCCGTGAAAGGTGTTGAGATAGATTGGAAAAAGCACGCCCAAAGACGTGAGGAACAGCTTCGATTCCTCGCCGATCCCGAACCAGAGGATTACCAGCGGGATCATGGCCAGATGCGGAATGGTCCTGAGCATCTGCAGCGAGGTGTCCGTCAATTGCTCGGAAAGCTTGGAGACGCCGTTCGCAATGCCAAGCAGCAGACCGATCGTTCCGCCGACGATAAGTCCGGCCAGGGCGCGCGCGCCCGAAACTGCCACGTTATGAAGCAGCGCGCCGGAGAGCAATTGCTCGACGAAGGCGGCTGCCACATCCGTCGGCGCCGGCATGATCCGCGTCGAAATCCAGCCGAGCGACGAAAATAACTGCCACACCAGAACCAGGACGATCGGCACGGCATAGGGCAAGAGCCCCTCCAGACGGATCCGCCGCGCCGGTGGGGCCGGCAAGACCCAGCTCCGTCTTTGCCGCGGGCGATCGCTTGCAACGTCGTATGCGGTCATATTCTTCTCCTTCTCGATTGGCGAGCGCGGCCCGCACGGATTCCCGTTCGGGATCAGGAGCCGGCGACGACTCGCAGATTGCCTCCATGGCCACCGCCAGCGAAAAGCGGCTGTTCTCCGAAGGACGAGCGGACCTGGTTGCGCGGACCAGCAAGGCCGATTTCCGGAAAGAGCAGTTCGGAAACCCGATAGACCTCCTCGAGATGGGGATAACCGGAGGCGATCACCGTATCGATGCCGATTTCCTGGTATTCCCGGAGGCGGGCGGCCACCGTCTTTGGCGAGCCGACAAGCGCGGTCCCGGCGCCCGAGCGGACGAGGCCGATGCCGGCCCAAAGGTTGGGCGACACTTCGAGCCTGTCTCGACGGCCGCCGTGCAGCGCCCGCATGCGAGCCTGGCCGACGGAATCGGAGTTCCGGGCAAATCCTTCCTGGGCAGCGGCAATCGTCTCGTCCGAGAGCTTGGAGATCAGCCGGTCGGCGGCAGCCCAGGCCTCCTCGTCGGTCTCGCGGACGATGAAGTGCAGGCGAATGCCGAAGGTCACCTCCCGCCCCTTGTCGAACGCGGCCTTGCGGACCGTGGCAATCTTTTCCGCGACCTGGGCCGGCGTCTCGCCCCAGGTCAGGTATTTGTCGACCACGCCCGTCGAAAATTCGATCGCGGCATCCGACGATCCGCCGAAATAGAGCGGCGGGCGCGGCTGCTGTACCGACGGGAAGCCAAGCTGTGCTTCGTGCGCCTTTATGTATTTGCCGTCGAGATGCGCCTTGCCTGTCTCGAGGAGCTGGTTGAAGACCTGGAAGAACTCCTCGGCATGCGCATAGCGTTCGTCATGCGGCAGGAAGACGCCGTCGCCGGCAAGCTCCTTGGCACTTCCGCCCGCGACGATATTGAGGAGCAGCCGCCCCCTCGAGACGCGGTCGAGCGTCGCGGCGAGCCGCGCGTAGTAGGCGGGCGAAGCGATGCCGGGTCGTATGGCCACGAGAAACTTCAGGTTCTCCGTGGAGGCCGCGAGGTGTGCTGCAAGGATGAAGGATTCCTCGCAGGCGACCCCGGTCGGAATGAGCACGCCGGAGTAACCCAGCCGGTCCGCCGCCGTGGCGATCTCGCGAAAATAGCCGATGTCCGCAGGGCGGCTCAGATCATCGGAGCCGAGATAGGCGCCATCGCCGGAGGTCGGGATGAACCAGAGGAAATCGAGTGGTTTGTCTGTCTTTGTCATGGCCTGATCCTTTCAGCGTGCGGCGTTTCAGCTTGCCTTCGGTCGCCAGGCGACGTCGGCGATCGTCAGGGTCTTCGGCAGGATGCCGAGGCCATGGAATTCGTCCGCGAGCGCCTGCTGGTAGGTCAGCGCGTCATCCGACAGGGGCGCCACCTTGCTGAGGTCGGCCCCCTTTCGCGTCAGGATCGTTCGGGTCACCTCGGTTGGAATGCCGGTGATCTCCGCGAGCGCCGGAACGGTCTCATCGAGATTGGCCTGCGCCCAGGCTCCGACCTTGGCCAGTTCATCAATCACCTCGGCGATGACCTCCGGCTCGGAGGCGGTGAAATCGCCATTGCCGAAGAAGAAGCTCCAGTTGTCGACGATGCCTTCCGCCGTGGTCAGGACCCGTGTCCGCGGATCCGCCTCGGCAACGGCAAAATAGGGGTCCCATATCGCCCAGGCGTCGATACCTCCGGTCTTGAAGGCGGCCGCCGCGTCTGGCGGGGCGAGATCGGCCGCTTCGATGTCGTCGGTCGTCAGGCCGACTTTGCGCAGCGCCTTGACTGTGAAATTATGGGCGCTGGAACCGCGCTTGAAAGCGATCTTCTTCCCCTTCAGCTCCTCGAGCGCAGTGATCGGCGAATCCTTCGGCACGAGGATGGCGGAGCCCGATGGCGTGCCCTTGTAGCTCCCGACGTAAAGAAGATTGGCCCCGGCAGCCTGGGCGAAAAGCGGCGGAACGTCGCCGGTCGGACCGAAGTCGAGCGAGCCGGCGCCGAGTGCCTCGAGGAGCGGCGGGCCCGAAGTGAACTCGGCCCAGCTCACCGTCAGGCCGCGTTCAGCAAGCCGCTTCTCCAGCGCGCCGGTACGCTTCGCCAAGGCGAGCACGCCGTTTTTCTGCCAGCCGATACGAAACTCCTTTGCCGCCCTTGCCTGCCGGATGTTCGGCGCGCTCAAGGCCGCGGCGGTTGCGCCGATGAGCGCGAGGGTCTGCCTGCGAGTGATCATTTTCCACCTCTGTCTGGTCGCTGAGGAACAATGCAGTTCGGGAGAATGATAAGATAGTCTATAAATTTACTAAGGAAACTTGTTCCAAAAAGTCCCTCGCCGGTGGAGATTATCGTTACTCCCGGACGCAAGACGCGAATGGATTGCTGCAACTCCAGAAGACGAACGGCAGCCTTGTGGCGCAAACCGCCCACTTGAGCACCAAGCTGAGCGGCTGCATCCCCCCTAGCCACCAGCGTTGCCATTCGCTACGGCATGGCTCTGGTCGTGCAGCACGATGATTATGTCGTAGACAGGCGCAACTCGCGTCGCTGCAAAATCTAATATCCGGCTTCCATACCAACTAGGGTCGCAAGCAATGGCAGAGTTTCCGCAAAGGGCGAAGGTCGTAATCATCGGTCTGGGTGGCATCGTTGGCGCGTCGATCGCCCATCACCTGATCGAGCGTGGCTGGGACGATATCGTCGGCATCGACAAGTCGGGCATCCCGACCGACATCGGCTCGACGGCGCATGCCTCCGACTTCTGCTACACGACGAGCCACGACTTTCTCTCGGTTTGGACGACGCAGTATTCGATCGACTTCTTCGAGAAGATGGGCCACTACGCCCGCATCGGCGGCCTGGAAGTCGCACGCACCGGCGACGACATCTGGATGGAGGAGATCAAGCGCAAGCTTTCCTCTGCCAAGGCCTTCGGCACTCGCGCGCACTATGTCTCGCCGGCCGAAATCAAGAAAATGTTCCCGTTGATCGAGGAAGATCAGGTCATGGGCGGCATGTTCGATCCGGATGCCGGCCTCGTCGTCCCGCGCTCGCAGACGGTTGCCGGCAAGCTGGTCGATGCGGCGGAAAAGTCCGGCAAGCTGCAGGTCTTCGGCAATACGCCGGCAACGTCGCTCCTCGTCGAGAACGGCCGCATCAAGGGCGTGGTCACGCATCGCGGCACGATCATGGCCGACCATGTCATCGTCTGCGCCGGCATCTGGGGTCGCCTGATCGCCGAAATGGTCGGCGAAGACCTGCCGGTCATGCCGGTCGACCATCCGCTGACCTTCTTCGGCCCCTATAACGAATTCGAAGGCACCGGCAAGGAAATCGGCTTCCCGCTGCTGCGCGACCAGGGCAACTCCGCCTATATGCGCGACACCGGCGACCCGAAGACCACCGAAGGCGGCCAGATCGAGTGGGGCTACTACGAGGCCACCAATCCGCGCCTCTGCCATCCGCGCGACATTCTCGAGAAGCACGAGGCACGCCTGTCGCCCTCGCAGCGCGATCTCGAGATGGAGCAGATCATCGAACCGCTCGAGCGCGCCATGGAACTGACGCCGATCCTCGGCGAGCTTGGCTATAACGAGGGCCACTCCTTCAACGGCCTGCTGCAGGTATCGGCCGCCGGCGGCCCCTCCTGCGGCGAGAGCCAGAAGGTGCGCGGCCTCTGGTATTGCGTCGCCATCTGGGTGAAGGACGGACCGGGCTACGGCAAGCTGATCGCCGACTGGATGACGGACGGGCGCACCGAGATCGACCATGCCTCGATCGACTATGCACGCTTCTACCCGCACCAGCTCGAGGAGAAATTCATCGAGGGCCGCTGCTTCGAGGCGGCACAGAAGATCTATTTCCCGGCCGTGCATACGCGCGAGCCCTATGCGAGCGGCCGCAACGTCAAGCGCTCGCCCTTCTACGAGCGCGAGAAGGAGCTCGGCGGTTACTTCATGGAGCTCGGCGGCTGGGAGCGCGCCCACGGCTATGCCGCCAACGAGCACCTCCTGGAAAGATACGGCAACCGGGTTCCAGTGCGCGAGAACGAGTGGGACAACCGCCATTTCTGGCGCGTCTCCAATGCCGAGCATCTGGCGATGAGCGAGGATTGCGGCATCGTCAACCTCTCGCACTTCCACATGGTCGACATCGAAGGTCCGGACCATGTGGAGCTTCTCGAGTGGCTTTGCGCCGCCAAGATCGGCGGAGACGGCAATATCGGCAAGGGCATCTACACCCACTTCCTCGATGACGAGGGGATGGTCAGGGCCGACTTCACGGTCTTCCGCATGGCCGACCGCTGCCGTCTCGTGAACGGCGCCGATGCCGGCCCGCGCGACTTCCACTACATGCGCCGTGTCGCGGAAGACCGGGGCCTCGACGTCACCATTACCGACGTTTCGGAGAAGTTCGTCACCATCGGCATCTGGGGCCCCAATGCCCGCCAGACGCTGAAGAAGGTGGTTGCCGATCCGGCCGGCCTCGATCCTGAGAACTTCCCCTTCGCCGCGATCAAGCCGATCGAGATCGCCGGCAAGCCGGTTTCGGCCTTCCGCATCTCCTATGTCGGCGAGCAAGGCTGGGAATTGCACATGAAGTATGAGGACGGCCTGGCGGTCTGGGATGCGCTGCGCACCACCGGCGTCATGGCCTTCGGCGTCGAGACCTATGCGAACTCGCGGCGCATGGAAAAGAGCCTGCGCCTGCAGAACGCGGATCTTCTCACCCAGTACAATCTCATCGAGGCCGACCTTGCCCGTCCGAAGGTCAAGGAAGCGGACTTCCGCGGCAAGGCGAAGCATCTGGAGTACAAGGCGCGCGAGCATCAGCCCGCCATGCTCTGCACGCTCGTCATGACCGAGAACACCGACAGGAACGGCATTAAGCGCTACCCGGTCGGCAACCTGCCGGTCATGGACCCGGAAACCGGTGAGGTGCTGATCGACGAACTCGGCCGCCGCTCCTACACCACCTCCATCGCCTACGGCCCGACGATCGGCAAGAACATCGCGCTCGCCTATCTGCCCTGGGCCTATTGCCAGGAAGGTCGCAAGCTGAACGTCGAATATTTCGCCGAGACCTATCCGGTCGAGGTCGCAGGTGTCGGCTACAAGCCGCTCTACGACCCGGAAAACCTCAAGCCGCGCAGCTAGCGTTTCCGAAGGGCCTAATAGCGAACAAGCGAGCCTCTCCAGCCGGAGGCTCGCTTTTTTACTGTGCTGTTCCCCGCGGTTTGGCCGAGCCGCGTCTACCGGGTTTCAGCGCCGATCAGCACGAAGGCTGAAAAGAGCCTTCGTGCCGCAGCACGCGGCGCTGCTTCATCGCTGTGACAAGCACAGGGACGAGGACGAGAAGCATCCAACAAGGTCCAATTTGCGCTACTGTCGCGTACTGTGGCATCTGATAGGACGCGCGGCGCTGCAGAGGCACCTC
Protein-coding sequences here:
- a CDS encoding cytochrome C oxidase subunit IV family protein, translated to MAHAEAQAAQHTAHTEQQQHPIKLYLLVWGLLFVLSAFSYLVDYFGLQGYLRWSLILIFMMLKAGLIVAVFMHMAWERLALTYAILLPPLLVLVFVALMASESNYVLFTRLAFFGTGP
- a CDS encoding RrF2 family transcriptional regulator, which gives rise to MLTKKGKYGLKALVDLARLGPGETAFVTEIATRNNIPKKFLDTILLELRNTGILRSKKGPNGGYSLSKPATEIMIGQVIRALDGPLAPIRCASRTAFEACDDCNDPVGCQVRLSMTEVRDAIATILDNMTLAQFVSKDRTKTVEEALIAGE
- a CDS encoding acyl-CoA dehydrogenase family protein translates to MGSITHLHERLRPVPLRIASDEEVLTAAGELVALGAEAPAIVLADALVRSGLLAISIPSDFDGADVSNGLIADAVSKIAEVQPAAAGALVHHYRALELVRNAGSEEQRRSIYSHVASGERLSAAAPSDQGTPRYVPDGIGFKLTDALEAACLGEPDWFAVLALNDAEASSLLLVQRGRTETRVVHTGEPALYRLGEAHVPADAVLALNRDALLLARSLGTILQAAVVLGEKRRQLAGNLNMWRDGRPSSDGPWDERIGRFQVEIETLAALIDRASTALDLAQVNSTPAAVAAVGRLATTIEIAFPLEVTRGTGHLLAELGRMLFT
- a CDS encoding flavin reductase family protein, whose translation is MSVQPSVRAFEIEENASRSTNRPADADSLKAALRALGGGVSIITAGEGEARTGATVTSATALSVEPPRMLVSLNRASSTWPVVERFGHFCVNIVGEQHEFLANQFAGRGGLKGPDRYRGGEWTRLASGAPVLQDAVAAIDCEVEEAIERHSHAIVLGRVVGIRIGGGETLIYREGRYFALSR
- a CDS encoding FAD/NAD(P)-binding protein is translated as MLRITLPLPKDIGPAPTTSRVAIIGGGFTGASLARLLAVNGQYGPDDIIVFEPRAGLGAGLAYDTDDPSLRLNVAAHRMRAVPGDPQAFVHWLSGSGRFDLDPDAVADGGIYARRADFAAFMAEQIQPFLDRGSVRHVRERAERICRRHGRWQIEGNGGAAVQADIVVIATGHPPPTPPDVLSYHLGCDARFIPDPLRSGALRPIGQDDKVLVVGAGLTALDAVGALHAQGHRSEVTLLSRTGQLPQPQASGDFAPHGDFLIGLPNTALSLLERVRFALEEVTEAGLPWQSVFDALRHQGQTIWQALPLVEQRRILRHLRRRFEAHRFRMSPQIAELVERERAAGRLRSRAGRIVAVRPGHAEIAVDIATKPHGIVVRHAAQWIIAATGPDHGNVIGRQSCLADLKGSGLLRKDPRGLGIACDQDSRAVARDGYPVEDLFIAGPPARGAFGELTGVPEIAAQAERIVQKILAMRFATTRTITIRSL
- a CDS encoding ABC transporter ATP-binding protein — translated: MSGYVSRFEGRQGTVEPLGEQGRTVSAAATEAVSIELRRVEQSFGQNRVLRGIDLDVLAGQFLAIVGKSGCGKSTLLRLLVGLDRPTAGSLRFADRSGNTVEANARIVFQEPRLLPWARVVDNVAVGLGQDIDKDTARVKALMALDDVQLTDKADQWPARLSGGQRQRVALARSLVSRPGLLVFDEPLGALDALTRITMQELVSRVWRELGFTAVLVTHDVSEAVHLADRVIVLDGGRVALDLEIPTEHPRRHGDPGLAVFERRLLDAILG
- a CDS encoding ABC transporter permease subunit, translating into MTAYDVASDRPRQRRSWVLPAPPARRIRLEGLLPYAVPIVLVLVWQLFSSLGWISTRIMPAPTDVAAAFVEQLLSGALLHNVAVSGARALAGLIVGGTIGLLLGIANGVSKLSEQLTDTSLQMLRTIPHLAMIPLVILWFGIGEESKLFLTSLGVLFPIYLNTFHGVRNVDRELIEMGRIYGMSGWTLFRKVILPGALPSIFVGLRYALGIMWLTLIVSESIAASSGIGHMANQAREFMMTDVVVLSLLIYAALGKLADVIARALERNALSWNPVYQK
- the ssuD gene encoding FMNH2-dependent alkanesulfonate monooxygenase; translated protein: MTKTDKPLDFLWFIPTSGDGAYLGSDDLSRPADIGYFREIATAADRLGYSGVLIPTGVACEESFILAAHLAASTENLKFLVAIRPGIASPAYYARLAATLDRVSRGRLLLNIVAGGSAKELAGDGVFLPHDERYAHAEEFFQVFNQLLETGKAHLDGKYIKAHEAQLGFPSVQQPRPPLYFGGSSDAAIEFSTGVVDKYLTWGETPAQVAEKIATVRKAAFDKGREVTFGIRLHFIVRETDEEAWAAADRLISKLSDETIAAAQEGFARNSDSVGQARMRALHGGRRDRLEVSPNLWAGIGLVRSGAGTALVGSPKTVAARLREYQEIGIDTVIASGYPHLEEVYRVSELLFPEIGLAGPRNQVRSSFGEQPLFAGGGHGGNLRVVAGS
- a CDS encoding aliphatic sulfonate ABC transporter substrate-binding protein, translating into MITRRQTLALIGATAAALSAPNIRQARAAKEFRIGWQKNGVLALAKRTGALEKRLAERGLTVSWAEFTSGPPLLEALGAGSLDFGPTGDVPPLFAQAAGANLLYVGSYKGTPSGSAILVPKDSPITALEELKGKKIAFKRGSSAHNFTVKALRKVGLTTDDIEAADLAPPDAAAAFKTGGIDAWAIWDPYFAVAEADPRTRVLTTAEGIVDNWSFFFGNGDFTASEPEVIAEVIDELAKVGAWAQANLDETVPALAEITGIPTEVTRTILTRKGADLSKVAPLSDDALTYQQALADEFHGLGILPKTLTIADVAWRPKAS
- a CDS encoding GcvT family protein, whose product is MAEFPQRAKVVIIGLGGIVGASIAHHLIERGWDDIVGIDKSGIPTDIGSTAHASDFCYTTSHDFLSVWTTQYSIDFFEKMGHYARIGGLEVARTGDDIWMEEIKRKLSSAKAFGTRAHYVSPAEIKKMFPLIEEDQVMGGMFDPDAGLVVPRSQTVAGKLVDAAEKSGKLQVFGNTPATSLLVENGRIKGVVTHRGTIMADHVIVCAGIWGRLIAEMVGEDLPVMPVDHPLTFFGPYNEFEGTGKEIGFPLLRDQGNSAYMRDTGDPKTTEGGQIEWGYYEATNPRLCHPRDILEKHEARLSPSQRDLEMEQIIEPLERAMELTPILGELGYNEGHSFNGLLQVSAAGGPSCGESQKVRGLWYCVAIWVKDGPGYGKLIADWMTDGRTEIDHASIDYARFYPHQLEEKFIEGRCFEAAQKIYFPAVHTREPYASGRNVKRSPFYEREKELGGYFMELGGWERAHGYAANEHLLERYGNRVPVRENEWDNRHFWRVSNAEHLAMSEDCGIVNLSHFHMVDIEGPDHVELLEWLCAAKIGGDGNIGKGIYTHFLDDEGMVRADFTVFRMADRCRLVNGADAGPRDFHYMRRVAEDRGLDVTITDVSEKFVTIGIWGPNARQTLKKVVADPAGLDPENFPFAAIKPIEIAGKPVSAFRISYVGEQGWELHMKYEDGLAVWDALRTTGVMAFGVETYANSRRMEKSLRLQNADLLTQYNLIEADLARPKVKEADFRGKAKHLEYKAREHQPAMLCTLVMTENTDRNGIKRYPVGNLPVMDPETGEVLIDELGRRSYTTSIAYGPTIGKNIALAYLPWAYCQEGRKLNVEYFAETYPVEVAGVGYKPLYDPENLKPRS